In one Pirellulales bacterium genomic region, the following are encoded:
- a CDS encoding DUF4392 domain-containing protein — protein MANHLTSPQLQALAELLLRDPTGRRTAPLWQAAGVLPADALAACIASFRPPLSMALVTGFCIVDADPPCAETDGPPGTLFLASILRALGAQVALVCDDMSRQALEAGSEFLQLPNDRLHVCPSGPAQFVERWATEFVADGRYSHLIAVERPGPSHTLASASQGDAALAAEFAAAVPPDDCDRCHNMRGRDISEYTAPAHRLFELAQQSGRRITTIGIGDGGNEIGFGAVPWIQLRDALGSEVGARIACRVPADHLLIAGTSDWGAYVLGVALAAAAGRHDLITPAVVDRQRDLLRHLVKTTSIVDGVTRRREATVDGLPLEEYLGLLREAVECVACD, from the coding sequence GTGGCGAACCATCTCACCAGTCCACAACTGCAGGCGCTCGCCGAATTGTTGTTGCGCGACCCCACCGGCCGGCGAACCGCGCCGCTGTGGCAGGCCGCCGGCGTTCTGCCCGCCGACGCGCTGGCCGCGTGCATTGCCAGCTTTCGGCCGCCACTGTCGATGGCGCTAGTGACCGGCTTTTGCATCGTCGACGCCGATCCTCCCTGCGCCGAGACCGATGGCCCCCCCGGCACGCTCTTTTTGGCGAGCATTTTGCGAGCGCTGGGCGCGCAGGTCGCACTGGTCTGCGACGACATGAGCCGCCAGGCACTGGAAGCTGGCAGCGAATTCCTGCAGCTTCCCAACGACCGATTGCACGTCTGTCCGAGCGGCCCAGCGCAATTTGTTGAACGGTGGGCGACTGAGTTCGTGGCCGACGGTCGCTACTCGCACCTGATCGCGGTCGAACGCCCCGGACCAAGCCATACCTTGGCCAGCGCCAGCCAAGGCGACGCCGCGCTCGCCGCCGAGTTCGCCGCGGCGGTCCCGCCAGACGACTGCGATCGCTGCCACAACATGCGCGGGCGAGACATCAGCGAATACACCGCTCCGGCACATCGGCTCTTCGAACTGGCCCAACAGTCGGGCCGACGGATCACGACCATCGGCATTGGCGACGGCGGAAATGAGATTGGTTTTGGCGCCGTCCCCTGGATACAGCTGCGCGATGCCCTGGGCAGCGAGGTGGGCGCTCGCATCGCATGTCGCGTCCCGGCCGACCACCTGCTCATCGCGGGCACAAGCGATTGGGGCGCCTACGTGCTGGGCGTGGCGCTGGCCGCCGCTGCCGGTCGCCACGATCTAATTACCCCTGCCGTAGTCGACCGTCAACGTGACCTGCTGCGGCATCTGGTCAAAACCACAAGCATCGTCGATGGCGTCACGCGGCGGCGCGAAGCGACCGTCGATGGCTTGCCGCTCGAAGAATACCTTGGCTTGTTACGCGAAGCTGTCGAATGCGTTGCCTGCGACTGA
- the purD gene encoding phosphoribosylamine--glycine ligase: protein MNILVIGAGGREHTLAWKLAQSPLADKIFVAPGNAGTAIDAENVDISPSDFPRLIKFAKQNEVGLTVVGPEAPLVAGIVDAFLAEKLRIFGPTKAAAELEGSKAFCKNLLRQADVPTADYRVFRSADSAATFLKDREDVPIVVKADGLAAGKGVFVCSGRNEAIEAVETIRNELGQAGSQIVIEERLDGEEASIMAITDGRTIVTLESAQDHKRAFDGDTGPNTGGMGAYSPAPLVTPALMRNIEERVLVPTVHAMKRSRRPFRGVLYAGLMIGNQGPKVLEYNVRFGDPECQAMLMRLKSDLVELLLATAEGQLERVERPQWHSDPAICVVMASRGYPGAYERGKPIRGLDEAAKVPGVKVFHAGSVRSDGQVLTDGGRVLGVTAMGGTIPAAKLQAYTAVKAIRWDGAWCRKDISDKAVLNLDDEPVTDE, encoded by the coding sequence ATGAACATTCTGGTCATCGGCGCCGGCGGCCGCGAACACACGCTGGCCTGGAAGCTCGCGCAAAGTCCGCTGGCAGACAAGATCTTCGTCGCCCCCGGCAACGCCGGCACGGCGATCGACGCCGAGAACGTGGATATCTCGCCCTCCGATTTCCCTCGGCTGATCAAGTTCGCCAAGCAGAACGAGGTGGGACTCACCGTGGTCGGCCCCGAGGCGCCGCTAGTGGCGGGAATCGTCGACGCCTTTCTGGCCGAAAAACTGCGGATCTTCGGTCCCACCAAGGCGGCTGCGGAACTCGAGGGAAGCAAGGCGTTCTGCAAGAATCTGCTGCGCCAGGCCGACGTGCCAACCGCCGACTACCGCGTGTTTCGTAGCGCCGACAGCGCCGCCACCTTTCTGAAAGACCGCGAAGACGTCCCGATCGTCGTCAAGGCCGATGGCCTGGCCGCCGGCAAGGGAGTGTTTGTCTGTAGCGGCCGCAACGAGGCGATCGAGGCGGTCGAGACCATACGCAACGAGCTGGGCCAAGCCGGCAGTCAGATCGTCATCGAAGAACGCCTCGATGGCGAAGAGGCCAGCATCATGGCCATCACCGATGGCCGGACCATCGTGACGCTCGAATCGGCCCAGGATCACAAACGCGCCTTCGATGGCGACACCGGCCCCAACACCGGCGGCATGGGCGCCTACTCCCCGGCGCCGCTGGTCACGCCGGCGCTGATGCGCAACATTGAAGAACGTGTGCTGGTGCCGACCGTCCACGCCATGAAGCGTTCGCGGCGGCCGTTTCGCGGCGTCCTGTACGCCGGCCTGATGATCGGCAACCAAGGCCCCAAGGTGCTGGAATACAACGTCCGGTTTGGCGATCCCGAATGTCAGGCCATGCTGATGCGGCTCAAGAGCGATCTGGTCGAACTGCTCCTGGCGACTGCCGAGGGTCAGCTAGAGCGCGTCGAGCGACCGCAGTGGCACTCTGATCCTGCCATCTGCGTCGTCATGGCCAGCCGAGGCTATCCTGGCGCGTACGAGCGCGGCAAGCCAATTCGCGGCTTGGACGAGGCCGCCAAAGTGCCGGGCGTCAAAGTATTTCACGCCGGCTCCGTCCGCTCGGATGGCCAGGTGCTCACCGACGGCGGTCGCGTGCTCGGCGTCACAGCCATGGGCGGCACAATTCCCGCCGCCAAGCTGCAAGCCTATACGGCGGTCAAGGCCATCCGCTGGGATGGCGCCTGGTGCCGCAAGGACATCTCCGACAAAGCGGTGCTGAACCTCGACGACGAACCGGTTACCGACGAGTAA